The Gammaproteobacteria bacterium region ACCGGATCGCGCCGGGTGAGCTGCGAAGCAGTGAACGGCTTGGGCAGGAAGCCCAAGACCGGTGCCCAAGCAAAGCAGGGACAGCGCCGCGCCGGGATCGTTCGTCATCAAGACGCGACAACCGCGGGAATGGCCAGAGTATACAAGCGACCGGAGTCCGTGCTCGTCGTGGTATACGACGCCGTGGGGCGGGTTCTCCTGCTGCGCCGTCGCGATCCGCCGGGATACTGGCAGTCCGTCACCGGCAGCCTGGAGTGGGGCGAGCCGGCGGGAACGGCCGCGGTGCGCGAGCTGTTCGAGGAGACCGGAATCGCGGGTGTCGTACCGGAAGACTGCCGGCAGTCGCGGCACTTCCGGATCTACCGGCGGTTTCTGTATCGCTATCGTCCCGGCGTGA contains the following coding sequences:
- the nudB gene encoding dihydroneopterin triphosphate diphosphatase encodes the protein MARVYKRPESVLVVVYDAVGRVLLLRRRDPPGYWQSVTGSLEWGEPAGTAAVRELFEETGIAGVVPEDCRQSRHFRIYRRFLYRYRPGVTRNLEHVFRVRAAAGSGIRLDDREHEAWRWLPRGEAAALVSSYTNRDAILAHVPAIPREDNDT